A region of Zerene cesonia ecotype Mississippi unplaced genomic scaffold, Zerene_cesonia_1.1 Zces_u002, whole genome shotgun sequence DNA encodes the following proteins:
- the LOC119838301 gene encoding dynein regulatory complex protein 11-like: MSSEYYFQQWQKTLRKLEQLLYLDIEYQETKSHDKSSCDAALKLSGMLGCYIACYNEALECSQQNLQVQKSEDIRAIVKTIVGRILELKEQIRKHEGSFYQFIGGGLIKHKLTPYDAELHGIVENCERPENIQLIIDEAFQKARQIKEEEDFTERFDEIIIDETNGAWWNETDIIEETDKKHGINIGAIYEVEEIISEETLHRKHLIAFIQAHEKSRQMIQKLTWQKRKRCLWEKELNGTLNPPARLEIREKAAIIIQKILRTYFQIKRKIIRDYQYDELLGIKIRKKSDENEMKREKQMMIFDRSQKYTELNAQWMVECKEIKNTFLKRKRDDTADDFREYIREWFKKWFDEAKFFLDIPKENQGGLSVILKEEISSPSEWIEEYKAYIEQKKANKNKTATEIKWEKMEAKQEELMLKKEEIRKKKQETELLKKIMKNPKMHPGYHYPKSKKIQRIVKAVEEYKMKWLHIDERKFKEVKEGYIKDIDIDNLYAEAKNEILNTIDEDIREELKKLNQALKEDYARNDEPMPENIKQKIKRPKKQNKIKTVNEEIISEKLTNLVSKGILVEYPKTRFQDFLAEYNFAGDDFKCDLKIVQPLGGEMLSIWWEKCRDVMHGFKSILLIGPRNSGKTILVHVMASINNATLYDLNLLDLHEEPIESIKEIIASLINCAKATQPSVIYIRHVHRLYYRKYC; this comes from the exons ATGTCGAGTGAATATTATTTCCAACAATGGCAAAAAACGCTTCGCAAACTGgaacaattattgtatttagatATTGAGTACCAG GAAACTAAATCCCACGACAAAAGTTCGTGTGACGCGGCTCTCAAACTATCCGGCATGCTCGGCTGCTACATAGCTTGTTACAACGAGGCTCTAGAGTGCTCCCAGCAGAACTTACAAGTGCAGAAATCTGAAGATATTCGCGCTATTGTTAAGACTATTGTGGGACG aaTCCTTGAACTGAAAGAGCAAATACGAAAACATGAGGGAAGTTTTTACCAATTTATAGGCGGaggtttaataaaacacaaactaACACCATATGATGCAGAATTACATGGCATAGTAGAAAATTGCGAGCGCCCGGAAAATATCCAGCTTATAATAGATGAGGCTTTTCAGAAAGCACGCcaaataaaagaagaagaag attttactGAACGTTTTgacgaaataataattgatgaaaCGAATGGTGCTTGGTGGAACGAAACAGACATAATAGAGGAAACTGACAAAAAACATGGTATAAATATTGGAGCTATTTACGAAGTTGAGGAAATAATTTCAGAAGAAACCTTACACAGGAAACATTTAATCGCTTTTATACAGGCTCATGAAAAATCAAG GCAAATGATTCAAAAATTAACGTGGCAAAAACGTAAACGATGTTTATGGGAAAAAGAGTTAAACGGAACGTTAAATCCCCCGGCACGATTAGAGATAAGGGAAAAAGCtgcaataattattcaaaaaattttaag AacgtattttcaaattaagcGGAAAATAATAAGAGATTATCAATATGATGAATTATTGGGAATTAAAATTCGTAAAAAATCagatgaaaatgaaatgaaaagagAAAAGCAAATg ATGATATTCGACAGATCGCAAAAGTATACAGAATTGAATGCACAGTGGATGGTTGAATGTAAAGAgattaaaaatacgtttttaaagAGAAAAAGGGATGATACTGCTGATGATTTTCGTGAATACATTCGAGAATGGTTTAAAAAATG gTTTGACGAAGCGAAATTTTTCTTAGATATACCGAAAGAAAACCAAGGAGGATTGAGTGTTATTCTCAAAGAAGAAATATCATCGCCATCTGAATGGATTGAGGAATATAAAGCGTACATAGAACAGAAAAaagccaataaaaataaaacagcgaCTGAG attaaatGGGAGAAAATGGAAGCAAAACAGGAAGAACTgatgttaaaaaaagaagaaattagAAAAAAGAAGCAAGAAACTGAACtactaaagaaaataatgaaaaatccaAAGATGCATCCTGGATATCATTACCCAAAATCTAAGAAAATACAACGAATTGTTAAA gCGGTTGaggaatataaaatgaaatggttACATATCGATGAACGCAAGTTTAAAGAAGTTAAAGAAGGATATATAAAGGATATTGATATTGACAATTTATATGCTGAAgccaaaaatgaaattttgaatacCATTGACGAGGATATAcg AGAGGAACTCAAGAAATTAAATCAAGCGTTAAAAGAGGATTATGCTAGAAATGACGAACCAATGCCAGAAAATATCAAGCAAAAAATTAAGCGGCCTAagaaacagaataaaataaaaacagtcaaTGAAGAAATAATTTCTGAAAAACTAACA aatCTTGTTTCAAAAGGCATCCTGGTAGAATACCCGAAAACCAGATTCCAAGATTTCTTAGCAGAATATAATTTTGCCGGGGacgattttaaatgcgatctTAA aATTGTTCAGCCTCTTGGAGGCGAAATGCTATCCATATGGTGGGAGAAATGCCGAGATGTGATGCATGGATTTAAAAGTATTCTGCTAATTGGACCTAGGAACAGTGGGAAGACTATTTTAGTACACGTCATGGCatcaataaata ATGCAACTTTATACGACTTAAATCTTCTTGACTTGCATGAAGAACCAATAGAgagtataaaagaaattatcgcttctttaataaattgtgcTAAAGCTACACAACCATCTGTCATATATATCAGACACGTCCACAGACTATACTACAGAAAG tATTGCTGA